The sequence below is a genomic window from Manduca sexta isolate Smith_Timp_Sample1 unplaced genomic scaffold, JHU_Msex_v1.0 HiC_scaffold_1125, whole genome shotgun sequence.
TGTATTTGAAttgcatatttttgttacaGCCAGCCAAGCCAACATGTTTTAAGTAACTAGAAGACAGGTATTACGGTAGTATCTCATACTTGAGGATAATGGTTCTTAGATTAACGTGACAAACAAGGATTAACAGGGGAGTGACGGCCCGCTGAGAATATGTGACCTTTAAACTTATCCACTTATCTCTGtaagcataatataattaacataatgacACTGGAAATCATTATTTCCCAAACTCCAACaataatttttagttaatactttatattacataacTAGGTTCCTTTTCTACCGTTGCGATAAAGGCAGCTGTCTCATACAGCCAAATATTTCGATGCAAAAAGAAGTATTTAGTTGAATTTTAGGAAGTATTACATCACCCTCGGTATATTACCGCGATACCTAATCACCCGCAGTAGGTAATATTATAACGCGAACACCTTtcaaaacaattacattatcACACAATAACGTCATATCCTTTGCAAATAGTATCAACTTAAATTAAACCCACATATTCAACacaaataaatgcaaataacTGCGTTCGGTATTATCATTATGCACGAGAATCCGGTTGCATCGCATAGAGATAACTTGAACGATTTTCGTTCTAACGGTCTGTCGAGTGATTTCAAGTCgaaaaatatacattagcaCGAGCAATATTCGACTTTATTGCTTAGGTATTAATACTGATAGTATCGATTAGGATAAATCTGTTACCGACATATGGAAGGTACACAAAATCTTCATGTACACTCTTGCCGTCAGCCCGCTTGTTGCAATAATAATCTTGTTGTTTGTGAGAACTAGGTTTGTATTCAGTTGGCGATCGGTAATTATAGCTAAATGATTACCGATAAAGGTCatacatgaataaatatttacacagcCATTAGCGTGCAAAATAGATTTAAacgatttctttaaaataatcaacaaaGAGCTAAGTAGGTCTAACACATTTGGGAGTCGGGAcgtttgttttgaatattttcattatataatgACGCGGCGGCGCGTTCGGCCGCCGACGCGGCACGCTTTCACTCCGTACGCTATTAATTACGTACCTACACGATTGTTCAGTCAGTGTTATATTTACTCAACTGTTTCGACTGCtgaaaagataaagaaatagcTAAAGTGCCGCGCTACACGACGCCCGTATCTTATCGCATCCATTCTATTGATCACTCGTCATATATCGCGAACGGTCGCCTTATACGGACGACCGGACCACCTTTATTGTCCAATTTAACGTGCAGACGTGTACTCTTTTATAGGCGCGATGTTACCGGTGAAGTCATAATGTGTGTCGTACAAAAATAGAATAACAGTGTTTACAGGAAAATAGTATCAATAACTGAGTGTTGCGGTTTGTAATTGAACGATAATGGCGGCTAAATCGCCTACAGTGAGCGTGAAGTCGCGGGAAATGATCGGCGTGGAGCAGTTCAGTCAGCGACGCGAGGTGTTTGACAAGCCGGACGCGGAGTACGTGCCGCTGCCGTCGCCCACGAGCCCCGTGCCCACGTACCGGGAGGTGGAGCCCATCATCACCTCCAATCACGGCAAAACTACCAGCAACTTCAAGCGCAACACACCTGGGTACTCCAGCATGCGCGAGTCTAGGACCGACGAACGACAATTCGATTTTCGACCACGAAAATACTCCGACAACTTCACGTCGGAACTTAACCAGAGCGACGATGTCGACTACAGACACTCGATGACCGAGAGGACCCGGCGCTTGTCCAAGATGCGCCGGGACTTCATGACATCAAACCTGTACGAGCCGGGAAGCAGCCCTATTCAGCGAGGAGGTACACGCTCTTCAATGCCCACTAATAGTACGTCtccgataaaatataaaatcgaaagtcctaatttatataaatttccatTTGCCGAACCGTATTTGACGCCGACACCGGTAAGGAGAGTTATATTAAGCCTTGATTCAGAACATGTCGACGGCAAAGAAAATGAAGATCCTCAAAACGAGAAGTACAATACTTTACCGAACAATCATTCCTATACAAAAATAGACCATCAAAAATTATATGAAGAGTTGGTAAAAAGATACTCGCCGCAACGCAAACCAATCGATTGGAAACTGCCGCCAACTAGACCAAAAGTGATAGGTTCTGTCCCAAAATCGAGTTCAAGCATAGGCAGTGACGAAAAGAGGGATGAAGAAAAACCTGAGGATGATGATGTTTTTGAAAAGAAACATAACAATACTGGGGaagctaataaaaatgttgattcgAAAATAAGGCTGAAGACGAAAAACCACAAAGTGAAATTCTCCAAAACGGTCCAGGATTACTAAGCGACGAAACCGCCAAAAAGGAAGAAAATGAAAGTGACTCAAAACTTTCCCAACCTGAATTGGATGAGAAAAATGACCGTGTTCCAGAACTTGGCACAATCCAAAGACAACTGAGTAGAGAGTCGGCGAAAAAACCTCTCGTAGAAATAATAGATTTAACCATTCCAGATTTAATAGAGAAAATGACAGCGGAAGGCGAAGACTTGGAGAATCACAAGAAAACGCcgaaaaaagtaaaaagaaagaGGAGTTTCTTAGATAAACTATTAGGAAGAAACAaggataaataattaatgtgtgTTACTCGAAAATGGTGCACCGTCGCAAGTCTGCCAAAGATTAAATCAAGGTTCTTACGATACATGACGGCAATGTTTGTAATCTTTTGATAACTACGATAGGTAAGGAGTGCTCACTCTTTACCAatgtaaaatgaattaattttatgatagattatttatatgaaaataattaaaaccagtCTTCCCCCTATCTGCCAAATTCTTAGTAAGCTTGGTAACAAATATCGTGGAATTAAAGACTACACGGAATACAAATTCGTgattagtgatttttttattcagtcttAACACAATTAAgcatgtatttttgtttaaaaatacttattaggCCTGTACACGGTTTTAATTTAACTCGTTTCTAGGAAGTTAATTAATGGTCTAATTTATCAacttgtttgtaatattaactttaattaaataccttGTTTCCTGTAAGTAAATaactaaagtttttaaaatagttttccttATTGTTAACGAATATGATGTAAATATGACTTGAACCTTAGTTGTATCATAAACCAAACAAtttgcttattaaaatatattttacaatatatgtatatttttgtttttcaaattaataattcatatattaccttcaaaataatataatataggcaatatttacctacaaataaaacagttaacacaataaattatcaatGGCTTCGaatttataagataatttataaatttgagtCTAAAGTACTTATTCTAATAATCACACATGAAATTGGTAGGAAATTATATAGTAGGTACGTctttgttttaagtaaataataaataatactgaatATTAATAAGAgctatattttaattgtgtaataacttattcatagaataaattacaacatagacaaaaaaaaattatagttgcagcaactaatcatttttgtattcggtcaggtaagtaatttatttgatagataactttatttgatgtaagaaaaaatatacatttcctgtagtaaaacattttaaatgccCACTTTAAGAATGTATCTACAgagtttaaatttcgaaacaaTATGACTGAGCAAAATGTActatattatatcattattattaatagtaccAAATATCCTTTACTATTAGGTACTTACC
It includes:
- the LOC119191159 gene encoding uncharacterized protein LOC119191159, whose protein sequence is MAAKSPTVSVKSREMIGVEQFSQRREVFDKPDAEYVPLPSPTSPVPTYREVEPIITSNHGKTTSNFKRNTPGYSSMRESRTDERQFDFRPRKYSDNFTSELNQSDDVDYRHSMTERTRRLSKMRRDFMTSNLYEPGSSPIQRGGTRSSMPTNSTSPIKYKIESPNLYKFPFAEPYLTPTPVRRVILSLDSEHVDGKENEDPQNEKYNTLPNNHSYTKIDHQKLYEELVKRYSPQRKPIDWKLPPTRPKVIGSVPKSSSSIGSDEKRDEEKPEDDDVFEKKHNNTGEANKNVESEILQNGPGLLSDETAKKEENESDSKLSQPELDEKNDRVPELGTIQRQLSRESAKKPLVEIIDLTIPDLIEKMTAEGEDLENHKKTPKKVKRKRSFLDKLLGRNKDK